The sequence below is a genomic window from Photobacterium atrarenae.
AGAGCAGGACATTCGGAAACAGCAGACTTTCGGAGTTCACCGAGATCACCAGCCCTAGCTGCTGATTGGAAAGCTGCACCACACTGCCGGGCGGGTAAACCCCCAGCAGGCGGATCAGCAGGGCAAGGAAGTCGTTGTTGTACTGCTCTTTTTTATTCTTGAACAGATAGGAGAGGGCGCTGTATGGGATCCGGGCCTTTGAGGGATCCTGTGGGTGACATAGGTTGTCGTAAGCATTGACGACGGCAACCAGTTGGGCTTTGAGATCGATGTTAGCGGCAGCCAGCTGGTGGGGGTAACCGCTGCCATCGAGCAGTTCATGATGCTGGCTTAAAATCGGCTTGGCACTGTCGGGAAAGTCTTCAGTCAGGTTGGCCAGATCCAGGCTGTATTTGGTATGCAGTTTGAGGTAATTGTCTTCCGGCTCGGTGAGCGGGGTGGTTTTGCGGGTAATTGCGGTCGGCACTTTGAGTTTGCCCATATCATGGAACAGGGCGCCGAGGGCGATCGCTTTGATGTCTTCGGCCGGCATACCACTGGATTTGGCCAGCATCATCGACATGATGGCAACGTTCAGGGAGTGGAAATAGATGTCTTCTGACTCCTGATTGTCATTCATCAGATGCAGGGCGAGGTTGTCGCTTTCCATCAGGGCATCGACCATCTCCTCAACCAGCTGCTCGGCTTCCTGAATAGCGGTAACCGGACGGCTTTTGATTTTCCCGATAATGGCGCGCAGTTGGGCCATCGAGCGATTGAAATTTTTTTCGCAGCGCTGCAGCTTTCGTTTGTAGTTTTTCAGCCGGTTGATCCGGGACTGCTTTTCCTGCCACAGCTTCTCGGCCTGTTTATCGAGATACTGGCTTTCATCTTCACTGAGTGTTTCGGCCGGGGTCTCCGGATCCAGCGGCTTGGTGTCACTTTTCTCCGGGAGCAGGTAAACGAATTTCACCCCGAGATTTTTGATCAGGCGAATCTGCTGGTTATCTTTGATTTTGAAGTGGTTCAGTAGAAAAGGGTGATCAGTCCACTGTAAGGGGAGCTTGATATAGAGTCCTTCGGTTAAACGCTCTACTGAGAGTTTGATGCTTGCCATTCTTTTTCAGCGCAACCTGTTCTTGTACTTATACTCGAATTTGCCCCGTTGTGACTGATGTACTTTCCCTGATACAGCCCAGTGTACCTGGCAACGGCGTCAACAATTTGGGTGGCATTTATTATTGTAAACTATATCAATCAGCTACCCAATATGACACGAAATGGGTATATAGCGGATTCTTGAGAGGACCGGAGAGTGTATGTATGGCGTAAATAAAGAGATTTAGAATGGGGGGACATGACGCGCAGCGTGAACAACAGGGATAAAAAAGCCTTGTCTTGTGACAAGGCTTTCAAAAGTGGCTCCCCCTGCGGGACTCGGACGGGGCGGCCTCCCGCCTGCGACAATTCGCGCGCAGCGTGAACAATGGGTATAAAAAAAGCCTCGTCTTGCGACAAGGCTTTCAAAAGTGGCTCCCCCTGCGGGACTCGAACCTGCGACATACGGATTAACAGTCCGCCGTTCTACCAACTGAACTAAGGGGGAATTGTCTGTTTCTGTGTTGCTATCGTGACCAGCACCACATTGT
It includes:
- a CDS encoding HD-GYP domain-containing protein — its product is MASIKLSVERLTEGLYIKLPLQWTDHPFLLNHFKIKDNQQIRLIKNLGVKFVYLLPEKSDTKPLDPETPAETLSEDESQYLDKQAEKLWQEKQSRINRLKNYKRKLQRCEKNFNRSMAQLRAIIGKIKSRPVTAIQEAEQLVEEMVDALMESDNLALHLMNDNQESEDIYFHSLNVAIMSMMLAKSSGMPAEDIKAIALGALFHDMGKLKVPTAITRKTTPLTEPEDNYLKLHTKYSLDLANLTEDFPDSAKPILSQHHELLDGSGYPHQLAAANIDLKAQLVAVVNAYDNLCHPQDPSKARIPYSALSYLFKNKKEQYNNDFLALLIRLLGVYPPGSVVQLSNQQLGLVISVNSESLLFPNVLLYDPTVPSNEAPILELEDSDLRIERAIPPSKLPEKVYTYLNPRIRISYYFDPDD